A single window of Nicotiana sylvestris chromosome 5, ASM39365v2, whole genome shotgun sequence DNA harbors:
- the LOC104239684 gene encoding uncharacterized protein translates to MQSNNKDLLHLEAEASPLESKLLFCNRDAGIQSQNLKPELSDKKPDISSVPKSQVLSKIKDFLGVLSEDNKNLELAAMNNPQKYDIEALTGEESEYIEMDLMLGVAELHTQEAVSAAESAIAGYQPVINLATSDNDTESEDRSDEDEDSDSSSGESSDDDDGASAVKDSSKKAVKRKRQSENRANIVELS, encoded by the coding sequence ATGCAGTCAAACAACAAAGATCTGCTTCATTTGGAGGCTGAAGCCTCGCCCTTGGAATCAAAACTCCTCTTCTGCAATAGAGATGCCGGAATACAATCCCAAAATTTGAAACCTGAACTTTCTGATAAGAAGCCTGACATTTCTTCTGTACCCAAAAGCCAAGTTCTATCAAAGATCAAGGATTTCTTGGGAGTCCTTTCTGAAGATAATAAAAACCTGGAGCTTGCTGCTATGAACAACCCTCAGAAATATGATATTGAAGCTCTTACCGGGGAAGAATCTGAATACATAGAGATGGACTTAATGTTGGGTGTCGCGGAACTTCACACACAGGAGGCTGTGTCAGCTGCTGAATCCGCAATAGCAGGTTACCAACCCGTAATCAATCTGGCTACCAGTGATAATGATACAGAATCTGAAGACAGAAGTGATGAGGATGAAGATTCTGATAGCAGCAGCGGCGAAagttctgatgatgatgatggagCTTCTGCTGTGAAGGATTCTTCTAAGAAAGCAGTGAAAAGGAAGCGACAGTCAGAAAACCGAGCTAATATAGTTGAGCTATCTTAG